In Symmachiella dynata, the following are encoded in one genomic region:
- a CDS encoding dimethylarginine dimethylaminohydrolase family protein translates to MSQFTAPTILMCPPDFYGIEYEINPWMSRSRASDSKLAQQQWHALRDLLENVGAEIRLMPPARGLPDLVFTANAGLVWNNTVFLSKFRHEARQGETPLDEAWFQSIGFETVSMTGEWSFEGAGDALFCGQTLFAGYLIRSDAAAMQWLASQIGCRVIPLQLVDEHYYHLDTCFCPLSADEAIYYPPAFDEYAQAAISAHVENLIPVSESEAARFACNAVVIGRKVVLNTGCPELERELQDRGYEPHHTELGEFIKAGGSAKCLTLRLDGEDAAIWPGVEE, encoded by the coding sequence GTGAGCCAATTCACTGCCCCCACCATTTTGATGTGCCCGCCGGACTTCTACGGGATCGAATACGAGATTAATCCTTGGATGAGCCGCAGTCGTGCCAGTGATTCCAAGCTGGCGCAGCAGCAGTGGCATGCGCTGCGTGATCTGTTGGAGAACGTGGGTGCCGAAATCCGTCTGATGCCCCCCGCGCGGGGCTTGCCCGATTTGGTCTTCACGGCCAATGCGGGGTTGGTCTGGAACAATACCGTTTTCCTCTCGAAATTTCGCCACGAAGCGCGGCAAGGGGAAACACCATTGGACGAGGCTTGGTTTCAATCTATCGGCTTCGAGACGGTCTCGATGACCGGGGAGTGGTCATTTGAAGGGGCCGGTGACGCACTTTTTTGTGGGCAAACATTGTTTGCCGGATATCTCATCCGGAGTGATGCTGCGGCGATGCAATGGTTGGCGAGCCAGATTGGTTGCCGCGTGATACCGCTGCAATTGGTGGACGAGCACTATTATCACCTCGATACCTGTTTTTGTCCGCTCAGCGCCGACGAAGCCATCTATTATCCACCAGCATTTGATGAATACGCTCAGGCGGCAATCTCAGCACATGTCGAGAACTTGATTCCGGTCAGCGAGTCCGAAGCGGCACGATTTGCGTGCAATGCCGTGGTCATCGGTCGCAAAGTGGTTTTGAACACCGGTTGTCCAGAATTAGAGCGAGAATTGCAGGACCGGGGTTATGAGCCGCATCACACAGAACTGGGCGAATTCATCAAGGCCGGAGGCAGCGCCAAGTGCCTCACTCTCCGCCTGGATGGCGAAGACGCAGCAATTTGGCCTGGTGTGGAGGAGTGA